The Solanum lycopersicum chromosome 6, SLM_r2.1 genome has a window encoding:
- the CIP1 gene encoding CONSTANS interacting protein 1, protein MKIQCDVCEKAQATVICCADEAALCAKCDIEVHAANKLASKHQRLHLQCLSNKLPPCDICQDKAAFIFCVEDRALFCKDCDEAIHSASSLAKNHQRFLATGIRVALSSSCNKESVKNQLQPQPPQQNSQQVGLKMPPQQLSCITSPSWPVDDLLGFPDYESSDKKDLLELGEFEWLGGIDLFGEQTAAEVPELSVPQSSNTNIYRTTKYQMPYKKSRIEIPDDDEYFTVPDLG, encoded by the exons atgAAGATACAGTGTGATGTGTGTGAGAAAGCTCAAGCTACTGTGATTTGCTGTGCTGATGAGGCTGCTCTGTGTGCAAAATGTGATATTGAAGTTCATGCTGCTAATAAATTAGCAAGCAAGCACCAAAGGCTTCATCTTCAGTGCCTATCTAACAAGCTTCCTCCTTGTGATATTTGCCAA GATAAAGCAGCCTTCATCTTCTGTGTTGAGGATAGAGCTCTCTTTTGCAAGGACTGTGACGAAGCAATTCATTCAGCCAGCAGCCTCGCTAAGAACCACCAACGCTTCTTAGCCACTGGAATCCGTGTAGCCTTGAGCTCAAGCTGTAATAAGGAATCAGTAAAAAACCAACTGCAGCCACAACCACCTCAGCAGAATTCCCAACAAGTTGGCTTGAAAATGCCTCCACAGCAGTTGTCCTGTATAACATCACCATCTTGGCCTGTCGATGATTTACTAGGATTTCCAGATTATGAGTCGAGTGACAAG AAGGATCTACTTGAGCTTGGTGAATTTGAGTGGTTAGGGGGCATTGATCTCTTTGGTGAACAAACAGCAGCTGAAGTGCCCGAGCTATCAGTACCTCAGTCGAGCAATACAAATATTTACAGGACAACCAAATATCAAATGCCTTACAAGAAGTCCAGAATTGAAATCCCAGATGATGATGAGTATTTTACTGTCCCCGATCTTGGTTGA